The Coffea arabica cultivar ET-39 chromosome 9e, Coffea Arabica ET-39 HiFi, whole genome shotgun sequence genome has a window encoding:
- the LOC113710463 gene encoding phospho-N-acetylmuramoyl-pentapeptide-transferase homolog isoform X3: MNWSVIYIKELFTLVKPPHENLKILLVLDNFHFDWIAALWENLSQANSFENASGSFDVSSFHDWADTDGPVEYAFSSSEGEDSDSEMILQPITDVDLPTRKEHFHPTDDSVTLAAHRFATLGRAQKKRKSIYGILNNFGILAFLIAMFSLVDWCAWRIVRLPLPPFYLIRPFAISIAMVCFVGYICVPLLRSLKLLSIIRNGPARHSYKSGTPTMGGLYFIPIGIIVAEVIVGFSSIEVSGAAAVTLVFAAIGLVDDLLSLKNNNNGLSAKMRILLEIAATTCFLCWLYTADISSPYSMKMLVPMPAPLGLLCLGNFYPFLTAFCFVSMANGVNFTDGLDGLAGGTAALAFTGMSIAVLPICADLAVFGASMAGACVGFLFHNRYKASIFMGNTGALALGGALAAMAACTGMFFPLFISSGIFFLEVLSVIMQVSFFKTSKHWRGTGYRLFRMAPLHHHLELCGIKEPIIVAGAYVISAVLVFLAGYIGLISA; the protein is encoded by the exons ATGAACTGGAGTGTCATCTATATCAAAGAACTGTTCACACTTGTAAAGCCACCCCATGAAAACCTGAAAATCTTGTTGGTGCTTGACAACTTCCATTTTGATTGGATTGCTGCTCTCTGGGAGAATTTATCTCAGGCGAATTCCTTTGAGAATGCATCT GGTTCATTCGACGTTTCTTCATTCCATGACTGGGCAGATACTGACGGGCCTGTTGAATATGCATTCTCATCAAGTGAAGGGGAAGATAGTGATAGTGAAATGATCTTACAGCCAATAACTGACGTCGATTTGCCTACCAGGAAAGAGCACTTCCATCCCACTGATGACTCTGTCACTCTGGCAGCTCATCGATTTGCAACACTTGGCAGGGcacagaagaaaagaaa GTCTATATATGGGATTctgaataattttggaattcTGGCTTTCTTGATAGCCATGTTTTCACTTGTGGACTGGTGTGCATGGCGAATTGTTAGATTGCCCTTACCACCTTTTTATTTGATACGGCCTTTTGCAATATCCATAGCTATGGTGTGTTTTGTAGGATATATATGTGTTCCGTTGCTTCGTAGTTTGAAGCTTCTATCTATAATTAGGAACGGTCCAGCTCGACACTCTTATAAAAGCGGAACCCCTACTATGGGTGGCTTATATTTCATTCCAATTGGTATAATAGTTGCAGAAGTTATAGTTGGCTTTTCTTCTATTGAAGTTTCTGGAGCAGCGGCTGTTACTCTAGTGTTTGCAGCCATTGGACTCGTTGATGATCTATTGAGTctcaaaaataacaataatggTTTATCTGCAAAGATGAGAATTTTGTTGGAG ATAGCTGCAACAACATGCTTCTTATGTTGGCTCTATACCGCGGATATATCATCACCCTACAGCAT GAAAATGCTGGTTCCAATGCCAGCTCCACTTGGTCTTCTGTGCCTTGGAAATTTTTATCCATTTTTAACTGCATTTTGCTTTGTTTCAATGGCGAATGGAGTAAATTTCACAGATGGTCTTGATGGATTGGCTGGTGGGACTGCTGCATTGGCTTTCACTGGGATGTCAATTGCTGTTCTTCCAATATGTGCTG ATCTTGCTGTGTTTGGAGCCTCAATGGCTGGTGCCTGTGTGGGTTTTCTTTTTCACAATCGGTACAAAGCATCTATATTTATGGGCAACACTGGAGCCTTGGCCTTGGGTGGAGCCCTTGCTGCCATGGCTGCCTGTACAGGAATGTTCTTTCCCTTATTCATTTCATCAGGAATTTTTTTCCTTGAGGTTTTGTCAGTTATAATGCAG GTTTCTTTCTTCAAGACCAGCAAGCACTGGCGGGGAACTGGCTACCGTTTGTTTCGGATGGCACCACTTCATCATCACCTAGAACTCTGTGGAATAAAAGAACCAATAATAGTTGCTGGTGCATATGTTATTTCAGCTGTGCTGGTCTTTTTGGCTGGATACATTGGTCTCATTTCAGCATAA